Proteins from one Ananas comosus cultivar F153 linkage group 5, ASM154086v1, whole genome shotgun sequence genomic window:
- the LOC109709947 gene encoding E3 ubiquitin-protein ligase CCNB1IP1 homolog isoform X7 — MDKYGNDWTISTIMKSAYRSVMFYIGQKELEMQYKMNKIVGQCRQKCEVMQAKFTEKLEEVHTAYQKMAKRCQMMEQEIESLSKDKQELQEKYAEKSRQKRKLDEMYDQLRSEYESTKRSAIQPVNNFFPRNEPDLFSSMGNMMDGRDPLRQDPTVVLTPETPGRREEVWPSTARQKSSNSGAFEVSGGSPAQIAKVPADAGIRRPARPSFGAGVSNPSAALRNLILSPMKRPQMSRSRPHMFTL; from the exons ATGGATAAAT ATGGCAATGACTGGACTATCTCCACAA TTATGAAGAGTGCATACAGAAGCGTGATGTTTTACATTGGCCAAAAAGAACTAGAGATGCAATACAAGATGAACAAGATTGTGGGGCAATGCAGGCAGAAATGTGAGGTTATGCAGGCTAAGTTCACAGAGAAGCTAGAAGAAGTACACACAGCATACCAGAAAATGGCCAAGAGGTGTCAGATGATGGAACAGGAAATAGAAAGCCTTTCAAAAGATAAGCAAGAACTACAAGAAAAATATGCCGAAAAATCTAG GCAGAAGAGGAAACTTGATGAGATGTATGATCAGTTAAGAAGTGAATATGAGTCTACAAAACGTTCGGCAATCCAACCTGTAAATAACTTCTTCCCAAGAAATGAGCCAGATTTGTTCTCAAGCATGGGTAACATGATGGATGGCAGAGACCCACTCAGACAGG ATCCGACGGTTGTTCTTACTCCTGAAACTCCAGGGCGGAGAGAGGAGGTTTGGCCCTCAACAGCTAGGCAAAAGAGCTCCAATTCAGGTGCTTTCGAAGTTTCCGGAGGCTCGCCAGCTCAGATTGCAAAGGTTCCTGCTGATGCTGGAATCAGAAGGCCAGCTCGCCCTAGCTTCGGAGCTGGTGTGAGCAATCCTTCAGCAGCTTTGCGGAATCTCATACTCTCGCCAATGAAGCGCCCTCAGATGTCACGTAGCCGCCCGCATATGTTCAC GTTGTAG
- the LOC109709947 gene encoding E3 ubiquitin-protein ligase CCNB1IP1 homolog isoform X2, giving the protein MRCNACWRELEGQTISTTCGHLLCSEDANKILNNDAVCPICDQVLSKSLMRAVDVNPGDEWINMAMTGLSPQVLMKSAYRSVMFYIGQKELEMQYKMNKIVGQCRQKCEVMQAKFTEKLEEVHTAYQKMAKRCQMMEQEIESLSKDKQELQEKYAEKSRQKRKLDEMYDQLRSEYESTKRSAIQPVNNFFPRNEPDLFSSMGNMMDGRDPLRQDPTVVLTPETPGRREEVWPSTARQKSSNSGAFEVSGGSPAQIAKVPADAGIRRPARPSFGAGVSNPSAALRNLILSPMKRPQMSRSRPHMFT; this is encoded by the exons ATGAGGTGCAATGCATGCTGGAGGGAGTTGGAAGGGCAAACCATATCAACCACCTGTGGCCATCTCTTAT GTAGTGAAGATGCTAACAAGATACTCAACAATGATGCGGTATGTCCGATTTGTGATCAAGTGCTCTCTAAAAG CCTTATGAGAGCCGTGGATGTAAATCCTGGTGATGAATGGATAAAT ATGGCAATGACTGGACTATCTCCACAAGTAC TTATGAAGAGTGCATACAGAAGCGTGATGTTTTACATTGGCCAAAAAGAACTAGAGATGCAATACAAGATGAACAAGATTGTGGGGCAATGCAGGCAGAAATGTGAGGTTATGCAGGCTAAGTTCACAGAGAAGCTAGAAGAAGTACACACAGCATACCAGAAAATGGCCAAGAGGTGTCAGATGATGGAACAGGAAATAGAAAGCCTTTCAAAAGATAAGCAAGAACTACAAGAAAAATATGCCGAAAAATCTAG GCAGAAGAGGAAACTTGATGAGATGTATGATCAGTTAAGAAGTGAATATGAGTCTACAAAACGTTCGGCAATCCAACCTGTAAATAACTTCTTCCCAAGAAATGAGCCAGATTTGTTCTCAAGCATGGGTAACATGATGGATGGCAGAGACCCACTCAGACAGG ATCCGACGGTTGTTCTTACTCCTGAAACTCCAGGGCGGAGAGAGGAGGTTTGGCCCTCAACAGCTAGGCAAAAGAGCTCCAATTCAGGTGCTTTCGAAGTTTCCGGAGGCTCGCCAGCTCAGATTGCAAAGGTTCCTGCTGATGCTGGAATCAGAAGGCCAGCTCGCCCTAGCTTCGGAGCTGGTGTGAGCAATCCTTCAGCAGCTTTGCGGAATCTCATACTCTCGCCAATGAAGCGCCCTCAGATGTCACGTAGCCGCCCGCATATGTTCACGTAA
- the LOC109709947 gene encoding E3 ubiquitin-protein ligase CCNB1IP1 homolog isoform X4 — MRCNACWRELEGQTISTTCGHLLCSEDANKILNNDAVCPICDQVLSKSLMRAVDVNPGDEWINMAMTGLSPQVLMKSAYRSVMFYIGQKELEMQYKMNKIVGQCRQKCEVMQAKFTEKLEEVHTAYQKMAKRCQMMEQEIESLSKDKQELQEKYAEKSRQKRKLDEMYDQLRSEYESTKRSAIQPVNNFFPRNEPDLFSSMGNMMDGRDPLRQGRREEVWPSTARQKSSNSGAFEVSGGSPAQIAKVPADAGIRRPARPSFGAGVSNPSAALRNLILSPMKRPQMSRSRPHMFT; from the exons ATGAGGTGCAATGCATGCTGGAGGGAGTTGGAAGGGCAAACCATATCAACCACCTGTGGCCATCTCTTAT GTAGTGAAGATGCTAACAAGATACTCAACAATGATGCGGTATGTCCGATTTGTGATCAAGTGCTCTCTAAAAG CCTTATGAGAGCCGTGGATGTAAATCCTGGTGATGAATGGATAAAT ATGGCAATGACTGGACTATCTCCACAAGTAC TTATGAAGAGTGCATACAGAAGCGTGATGTTTTACATTGGCCAAAAAGAACTAGAGATGCAATACAAGATGAACAAGATTGTGGGGCAATGCAGGCAGAAATGTGAGGTTATGCAGGCTAAGTTCACAGAGAAGCTAGAAGAAGTACACACAGCATACCAGAAAATGGCCAAGAGGTGTCAGATGATGGAACAGGAAATAGAAAGCCTTTCAAAAGATAAGCAAGAACTACAAGAAAAATATGCCGAAAAATCTAG GCAGAAGAGGAAACTTGATGAGATGTATGATCAGTTAAGAAGTGAATATGAGTCTACAAAACGTTCGGCAATCCAACCTGTAAATAACTTCTTCCCAAGAAATGAGCCAGATTTGTTCTCAAGCATGGGTAACATGATGGATGGCAGAGACCCACTCAGACAGG GGCGGAGAGAGGAGGTTTGGCCCTCAACAGCTAGGCAAAAGAGCTCCAATTCAGGTGCTTTCGAAGTTTCCGGAGGCTCGCCAGCTCAGATTGCAAAGGTTCCTGCTGATGCTGGAATCAGAAGGCCAGCTCGCCCTAGCTTCGGAGCTGGTGTGAGCAATCCTTCAGCAGCTTTGCGGAATCTCATACTCTCGCCAATGAAGCGCCCTCAGATGTCACGTAGCCGCCCGCATATGTTCACGTAA
- the LOC109709947 gene encoding E3 ubiquitin-protein ligase CCNB1IP1 homolog isoform X6, giving the protein MHAGGSWKGKPYQPPVAISYVVKMLTRYSTMMRYVRFVIKCSLKDGNDWTISTIMKSAYRSVMFYIGQKELEMQYKMNKIVGQCRQKCEVMQAKFTEKLEEVHTAYQKMAKRCQMMEQEIESLSKDKQELQEKYAEKSRQKRKLDEMYDQLRSEYESTKRSAIQPVNNFFPRNEPDLFSSMGNMMDGRDPLRQDPTVVLTPETPGRREEVWPSTARQKSSNSGAFEVSGGSPAQIAKVPADAGIRRPARPSFGAGVSNPSAALRNLILSPMKRPQMSRSRPHMFTL; this is encoded by the exons ATGCATGCTGGAGGGAGTTGGAAGGGCAAACCATATCAACCACCTGTGGCCATCTCTTAT GTAGTGAAGATGCTAACAAGATACTCAACAATGATGCGGTATGTCCGATTTGTGATCAAGTGCTCTCTAAAAG ATGGCAATGACTGGACTATCTCCACAA TTATGAAGAGTGCATACAGAAGCGTGATGTTTTACATTGGCCAAAAAGAACTAGAGATGCAATACAAGATGAACAAGATTGTGGGGCAATGCAGGCAGAAATGTGAGGTTATGCAGGCTAAGTTCACAGAGAAGCTAGAAGAAGTACACACAGCATACCAGAAAATGGCCAAGAGGTGTCAGATGATGGAACAGGAAATAGAAAGCCTTTCAAAAGATAAGCAAGAACTACAAGAAAAATATGCCGAAAAATCTAG GCAGAAGAGGAAACTTGATGAGATGTATGATCAGTTAAGAAGTGAATATGAGTCTACAAAACGTTCGGCAATCCAACCTGTAAATAACTTCTTCCCAAGAAATGAGCCAGATTTGTTCTCAAGCATGGGTAACATGATGGATGGCAGAGACCCACTCAGACAGG ATCCGACGGTTGTTCTTACTCCTGAAACTCCAGGGCGGAGAGAGGAGGTTTGGCCCTCAACAGCTAGGCAAAAGAGCTCCAATTCAGGTGCTTTCGAAGTTTCCGGAGGCTCGCCAGCTCAGATTGCAAAGGTTCCTGCTGATGCTGGAATCAGAAGGCCAGCTCGCCCTAGCTTCGGAGCTGGTGTGAGCAATCCTTCAGCAGCTTTGCGGAATCTCATACTCTCGCCAATGAAGCGCCCTCAGATGTCACGTAGCCGCCCGCATATGTTCAC GTTGTAG
- the LOC109709947 gene encoding E3 ubiquitin-protein ligase CCNB1IP1 homolog isoform X1: MRCNACWRELEGQTISTTCGHLLCSEDANKILNNDAVCPICDQVLSKSLMRAVDVNPGDEWINMAMTGLSPQVLMKSAYRSVMFYIGQKELEMQYKMNKIVGQCRQKCEVMQAKFTEKLEEVHTAYQKMAKRCQMMEQEIESLSKDKQELQEKYAEKSRQKRKLDEMYDQLRSEYESTKRSAIQPVNNFFPRNEPDLFSSMGNMMDGRDPLRQDPTVVLTPETPGRREEVWPSTARQKSSNSGAFEVSGGSPAQIAKVPADAGIRRPARPSFGAGVSNPSAALRNLILSPMKRPQMSRSRPHMFTL, from the exons ATGAGGTGCAATGCATGCTGGAGGGAGTTGGAAGGGCAAACCATATCAACCACCTGTGGCCATCTCTTAT GTAGTGAAGATGCTAACAAGATACTCAACAATGATGCGGTATGTCCGATTTGTGATCAAGTGCTCTCTAAAAG CCTTATGAGAGCCGTGGATGTAAATCCTGGTGATGAATGGATAAAT ATGGCAATGACTGGACTATCTCCACAAGTAC TTATGAAGAGTGCATACAGAAGCGTGATGTTTTACATTGGCCAAAAAGAACTAGAGATGCAATACAAGATGAACAAGATTGTGGGGCAATGCAGGCAGAAATGTGAGGTTATGCAGGCTAAGTTCACAGAGAAGCTAGAAGAAGTACACACAGCATACCAGAAAATGGCCAAGAGGTGTCAGATGATGGAACAGGAAATAGAAAGCCTTTCAAAAGATAAGCAAGAACTACAAGAAAAATATGCCGAAAAATCTAG GCAGAAGAGGAAACTTGATGAGATGTATGATCAGTTAAGAAGTGAATATGAGTCTACAAAACGTTCGGCAATCCAACCTGTAAATAACTTCTTCCCAAGAAATGAGCCAGATTTGTTCTCAAGCATGGGTAACATGATGGATGGCAGAGACCCACTCAGACAGG ATCCGACGGTTGTTCTTACTCCTGAAACTCCAGGGCGGAGAGAGGAGGTTTGGCCCTCAACAGCTAGGCAAAAGAGCTCCAATTCAGGTGCTTTCGAAGTTTCCGGAGGCTCGCCAGCTCAGATTGCAAAGGTTCCTGCTGATGCTGGAATCAGAAGGCCAGCTCGCCCTAGCTTCGGAGCTGGTGTGAGCAATCCTTCAGCAGCTTTGCGGAATCTCATACTCTCGCCAATGAAGCGCCCTCAGATGTCACGTAGCCGCCCGCATATGTTCAC GTTGTAG
- the LOC109709947 gene encoding E3 ubiquitin-protein ligase CCNB1IP1 homolog isoform X5 yields MHAGGSWKGKPYQPPVAISYVVKMLTRYSTMMRYVRFVIKCSLKVSVSDGNDWTISTIMKSAYRSVMFYIGQKELEMQYKMNKIVGQCRQKCEVMQAKFTEKLEEVHTAYQKMAKRCQMMEQEIESLSKDKQELQEKYAEKSRQKRKLDEMYDQLRSEYESTKRSAIQPVNNFFPRNEPDLFSSMGNMMDGRDPLRQDPTVVLTPETPGRREEVWPSTARQKSSNSGAFEVSGGSPAQIAKVPADAGIRRPARPSFGAGVSNPSAALRNLILSPMKRPQMSRSRPHMFTL; encoded by the exons ATGCATGCTGGAGGGAGTTGGAAGGGCAAACCATATCAACCACCTGTGGCCATCTCTTAT GTAGTGAAGATGCTAACAAGATACTCAACAATGATGCGGTATGTCCGATTTGTGATCAAGTGCTCTCTAAAAG TTTCTGTTTCAGATGGCAATGACTGGACTATCTCCACAA TTATGAAGAGTGCATACAGAAGCGTGATGTTTTACATTGGCCAAAAAGAACTAGAGATGCAATACAAGATGAACAAGATTGTGGGGCAATGCAGGCAGAAATGTGAGGTTATGCAGGCTAAGTTCACAGAGAAGCTAGAAGAAGTACACACAGCATACCAGAAAATGGCCAAGAGGTGTCAGATGATGGAACAGGAAATAGAAAGCCTTTCAAAAGATAAGCAAGAACTACAAGAAAAATATGCCGAAAAATCTAG GCAGAAGAGGAAACTTGATGAGATGTATGATCAGTTAAGAAGTGAATATGAGTCTACAAAACGTTCGGCAATCCAACCTGTAAATAACTTCTTCCCAAGAAATGAGCCAGATTTGTTCTCAAGCATGGGTAACATGATGGATGGCAGAGACCCACTCAGACAGG ATCCGACGGTTGTTCTTACTCCTGAAACTCCAGGGCGGAGAGAGGAGGTTTGGCCCTCAACAGCTAGGCAAAAGAGCTCCAATTCAGGTGCTTTCGAAGTTTCCGGAGGCTCGCCAGCTCAGATTGCAAAGGTTCCTGCTGATGCTGGAATCAGAAGGCCAGCTCGCCCTAGCTTCGGAGCTGGTGTGAGCAATCCTTCAGCAGCTTTGCGGAATCTCATACTCTCGCCAATGAAGCGCCCTCAGATGTCACGTAGCCGCCCGCATATGTTCAC GTTGTAG
- the LOC109709947 gene encoding E3 ubiquitin-protein ligase CCNB1IP1 homolog isoform X3 — protein sequence MRCNACWRELEGQTISTTCGHLLCSEDANKILNNDAVCPICDQVLSKSLMRAVDVNPGDEWINMAMTGLSPQVLMKSAYRSVMFYIGQKELEMQYKMNKIVGQCRQKCEVMQAKFTEKLEEVHTAYQKMAKRCQMMEQEIESLSKDKQELQEKYAEKSRQKRKLDEMYDQLRSEYESTKRSAIQPVNNFFPRNEPDLFSSMGNMMDGRDPLRQGRREEVWPSTARQKSSNSGAFEVSGGSPAQIAKVPADAGIRRPARPSFGAGVSNPSAALRNLILSPMKRPQMSRSRPHMFTL from the exons ATGAGGTGCAATGCATGCTGGAGGGAGTTGGAAGGGCAAACCATATCAACCACCTGTGGCCATCTCTTAT GTAGTGAAGATGCTAACAAGATACTCAACAATGATGCGGTATGTCCGATTTGTGATCAAGTGCTCTCTAAAAG CCTTATGAGAGCCGTGGATGTAAATCCTGGTGATGAATGGATAAAT ATGGCAATGACTGGACTATCTCCACAAGTAC TTATGAAGAGTGCATACAGAAGCGTGATGTTTTACATTGGCCAAAAAGAACTAGAGATGCAATACAAGATGAACAAGATTGTGGGGCAATGCAGGCAGAAATGTGAGGTTATGCAGGCTAAGTTCACAGAGAAGCTAGAAGAAGTACACACAGCATACCAGAAAATGGCCAAGAGGTGTCAGATGATGGAACAGGAAATAGAAAGCCTTTCAAAAGATAAGCAAGAACTACAAGAAAAATATGCCGAAAAATCTAG GCAGAAGAGGAAACTTGATGAGATGTATGATCAGTTAAGAAGTGAATATGAGTCTACAAAACGTTCGGCAATCCAACCTGTAAATAACTTCTTCCCAAGAAATGAGCCAGATTTGTTCTCAAGCATGGGTAACATGATGGATGGCAGAGACCCACTCAGACAGG GGCGGAGAGAGGAGGTTTGGCCCTCAACAGCTAGGCAAAAGAGCTCCAATTCAGGTGCTTTCGAAGTTTCCGGAGGCTCGCCAGCTCAGATTGCAAAGGTTCCTGCTGATGCTGGAATCAGAAGGCCAGCTCGCCCTAGCTTCGGAGCTGGTGTGAGCAATCCTTCAGCAGCTTTGCGGAATCTCATACTCTCGCCAATGAAGCGCCCTCAGATGTCACGTAGCCGCCCGCATATGTTCAC GTTGTAG